From the Candidatus Peregrinibacteria bacterium genome, one window contains:
- a CDS encoding RNA-binding protein, translating to MATGTKLFVGNLSWGVTDDSLREAFEECGTVLSAAVITDRMTGRSKGFGFVEMGSAADAQAAIDAWNEKDLNGRNIVVNEARPREQR from the coding sequence ATGGCTACGGGAACGAAGCTATTTGTCGGAAACCTCTCATGGGGGGTAACTGACGACTCTCTCCGTGAAGCATTCGAAGAATGCGGAACGGTTCTTTCAGCGGCAGTAATTACTGATCGTATGACTGGTCGCTCTAAGGGGTTTGGTTTTGTAGAGATGGGAAGTGCAGCAGACGCTCAGGCGGCTATTGACGCTTGGAATGAGAAGGACCTTAATGGACGAAATATCGTAGTAAATGAGGCTCGTCCTCGTGAGCAGCGCTAA
- the typA gene encoding translational GTPase TypA, translating into MDIRNIAIIAHVDHGKTTLVDALLRGSGTFAAHEIVEERVMDSNDQEKERGITIYAKNTAVHYRDSKINIVDTPGHADFGSEVERVLGMVDAALLVVDAYEGPMPQTKFVLQKSLQLGLKVLVVVNKIDKSTARPDEVINEVFDLFASLGATNEQLDFPHLYAIAREGVAIRNLDEDRKDITPLLDWILEEVSPAPKNESVPFRFQPATLAYDSFLGRIAVGRVREGTLKKGQNVFIKTPDGKMRKGKVTQLFTFLGLTRSETEKAECGDIIALAGISDIYVGETVTDNENTDPLKAISIDPPALAMDFMVNDSPLAGKEGKLVTSRNIRERLERELETNVGLKIEFSNASDSFKVYGRGEMHLAVLIEDMRREGFELQVSQPKVVFHEEDGVIHEPLENVIITVPEEMSGSIIEVISKRKGEMKNMRSEGGNTFLEFFVPTRGLLGFRGVFIILTKGEGTLYHSFEKYVPYLGKIAKRQVGSLISGADGEAIAYSLWNLQERGPLFIHPQTKVYEGMIIGEHNKGSDLTVNPLKEKKLTNVRASGKDDAINLVPPIEMTLEKAIEYINDDEYIEVTPLNIRLRKKYRSENERKRMGK; encoded by the coding sequence ATGGATATTCGAAACATCGCCATTATTGCTCACGTTGATCATGGAAAAACCACTCTTGTTGATGCTCTCCTGAGGGGAAGCGGAACATTCGCCGCACATGAAATTGTTGAAGAACGAGTAATGGACAGCAATGACCAAGAGAAAGAGCGTGGAATTACTATCTATGCAAAAAATACTGCTGTGCACTATCGAGATTCAAAAATAAATATTGTTGATACACCCGGACATGCGGATTTTGGAAGCGAAGTTGAACGCGTCCTCGGTATGGTGGATGCGGCACTTTTGGTGGTAGATGCCTATGAAGGACCAATGCCACAAACAAAGTTCGTCCTCCAAAAGTCTTTGCAACTCGGACTGAAAGTGCTCGTTGTAGTGAATAAGATCGATAAATCTACCGCACGTCCAGATGAAGTAATCAATGAGGTTTTTGATCTTTTTGCATCTCTTGGAGCAACAAACGAACAGCTCGATTTCCCTCACCTCTATGCCATTGCTCGCGAAGGGGTTGCTATAAGGAATTTAGACGAAGACCGAAAGGATATCACTCCACTACTCGACTGGATTTTAGAAGAAGTCTCGCCTGCTCCAAAAAACGAATCAGTCCCCTTTCGTTTTCAGCCCGCAACACTTGCGTATGATAGCTTTTTAGGGCGTATTGCTGTTGGTCGTGTTCGAGAAGGAACACTCAAAAAAGGACAAAATGTCTTTATAAAAACGCCAGATGGAAAAATGCGAAAAGGGAAAGTAACTCAACTCTTCACGTTTCTTGGACTCACAAGAAGCGAAACAGAAAAAGCGGAATGCGGGGATATCATTGCACTTGCCGGTATTTCTGATATTTATGTCGGCGAGACAGTGACAGATAATGAAAATACTGATCCTCTCAAGGCAATATCTATTGACCCTCCAGCGCTTGCCATGGATTTTATGGTGAACGATTCTCCACTTGCAGGAAAAGAAGGGAAACTGGTAACTTCTCGAAATATTCGGGAGCGTCTTGAGCGAGAACTTGAAACGAATGTTGGACTCAAGATAGAGTTTTCAAATGCCTCCGACTCATTTAAGGTCTACGGAAGAGGAGAAATGCATCTTGCGGTTCTTATTGAAGATATGCGACGCGAAGGGTTTGAACTCCAAGTTTCTCAGCCAAAAGTCGTCTTTCATGAGGAAGATGGTGTAATACATGAACCACTCGAGAATGTTATCATTACCGTTCCCGAGGAAATGTCTGGTTCAATCATTGAGGTTATCTCAAAAAGAAAAGGAGAAATGAAAAATATGAGATCTGAGGGTGGAAACACCTTCTTGGAATTTTTTGTTCCCACTCGCGGACTTCTTGGATTTCGAGGAGTATTTATTATTCTCACCAAAGGTGAAGGAACTCTCTATCACTCTTTTGAAAAATACGTACCCTACCTTGGAAAAATAGCAAAGCGCCAAGTGGGCTCGCTCATCTCTGGAGCCGATGGAGAGGCCATTGCCTATTCCCTTTGGAATTTACAAGAACGCGGTCCGCTTTTTATTCATCCACAAACAAAAGTATATGAAGGCATGATTATTGGCGAACACAACAAAGGGTCGGATTTAACGGTAAATCCATTGAAGGAAAAGAAGCTAACAAACGTTCGCGCAAGTGGAAAAGACGATGCTATCAATTTAGTGCCCCCCATAGAAATGACTCTTGAAAAAGCAATTGAATACATCAACGATGATGAGTACATTGAAGTAACACCACTTAACATCCGTCTACGAAAAAAATATCGAAGCGAAAACGAAAGAAAGCGTATGGGGAAATAG
- a CDS encoding dCTP deaminase, with translation MILSDRDILAKINAGEIRIESPHENWKKQVGASSLDLRLGKYFKIYEHGRFPVLDPLKMKEEEEITRLIEVASGEPFIVQPGEFALGVTLEKVHIPNDMVARVEGRSSLGRLGIIIHSTAGFVDAGFTGTITLEITNINRMPVALYPGMRVCQLAFETMSSPALVPYSEKKTSKYQDQVLPQESRIYQDPFFRKS, from the coding sequence ATGATTCTTTCCGATCGAGACATTCTTGCCAAAATTAATGCCGGAGAAATCCGCATAGAATCTCCTCACGAAAACTGGAAAAAACAGGTTGGCGCAAGTTCACTCGATCTTCGGTTGGGAAAGTATTTTAAAATTTACGAACACGGACGATTCCCTGTGCTCGATCCATTGAAAATGAAAGAGGAAGAAGAAATCACAAGGCTCATTGAAGTGGCAAGTGGTGAACCATTTATTGTACAGCCTGGAGAATTTGCCCTTGGTGTAACACTTGAAAAGGTTCACATTCCAAATGATATGGTGGCACGCGTTGAAGGAAGAAGTTCACTCGGACGACTTGGCATTATTATTCATTCTACTGCGGGTTTTGTAGATGCAGGATTTACGGGAACTATCACCCTCGAAATTACAAATATCAATCGAATGCCCGTGGCACTTTATCCGGGAATGCGAGTATGCCAGCTTGCTTTTGAAACTATGAGTAGTCCAGCACTTGTCCCCTATTCTGAGAAAAAAACATCAAAGTATCAGGATCAAGTTTTACCACAAGAAAGCAGAATTTATCAGGATCCGTTTTTTCGGAAATCATAA
- a CDS encoding GtrA family protein, translating to MFFRIFERISLENHIFSWQSKRVMVISSPLRHPPAPFFRYCVVGGLGTTIDVGTVFLLVHFFDFHPVFAAFFGFFLAVINNFLLNKFWTFQDTSKNYRKQGIKFFLVSLGGLLLTVGFMTVFYNVFHIHYLIAKILTSGVVLSWNFFANKYWTFRFDLRHIPVPKMFSYEVSVVIPAYNEEYRIRNTLILMNHFFQLKHISAEIIVVSDGSTDSTVSVVQSLSHDISHLVLLENEKNRGKGHAVSCGVMKSSGKYILLADADGSTPIEEYENLRGTLSSRDIAIGSRYAKGSKVRRAQSRSRVLLGRIGNSIIRFALIDDISDTQCGFKLFSHKAAKEIFSRQKIFRFAFDAEALVIAESLGYSISEVPVSWYNSPESRVRPLRDAVRTFLDILFIKINLWSGRYF from the coding sequence GTGTTTTTTAGAATCTTTGAGAGAATCTCTCTTGAGAATCACATTTTCTCGTGGCAGAGTAAACGAGTTATGGTCATCTCTTCCCCCCTTCGGCATCCACCCGCTCCTTTTTTTCGCTACTGCGTTGTGGGCGGATTGGGAACTACTATTGATGTGGGAACAGTTTTTCTTCTGGTTCATTTTTTTGATTTTCATCCGGTGTTTGCCGCTTTTTTTGGCTTTTTCCTTGCAGTCATCAACAATTTTTTACTCAATAAATTTTGGACATTTCAAGATACGTCAAAAAACTACAGGAAACAGGGGATTAAATTTTTCCTCGTTTCTCTTGGCGGTTTACTTCTCACTGTTGGCTTTATGACTGTTTTTTATAATGTTTTCCACATTCATTACCTTATTGCCAAAATTCTCACCTCTGGTGTGGTGCTCTCGTGGAATTTTTTTGCGAATAAATATTGGACATTTCGATTTGATCTCAGACACATTCCAGTTCCGAAAATGTTTTCGTATGAAGTGAGTGTTGTGATTCCGGCATACAATGAAGAGTATCGTATTCGAAATACGCTTATTCTCATGAATCATTTTTTTCAGTTGAAACATATTTCCGCGGAAATTATTGTGGTGAGCGATGGCAGTACAGATTCAACGGTTTCTGTAGTACAATCACTTTCTCATGATATTTCCCATCTTGTTCTTTTGGAAAATGAAAAAAACAGAGGAAAAGGACATGCGGTATCTTGTGGAGTAATGAAAAGCTCTGGAAAATATATTCTCCTAGCAGATGCAGATGGCTCCACGCCTATTGAAGAGTATGAGAATCTTCGAGGTACACTTTCTTCTCGTGATATTGCTATTGGCTCTCGATATGCAAAAGGAAGTAAGGTTCGTCGGGCACAATCTCGCTCACGCGTTCTCTTGGGGCGCATTGGGAATTCTATTATCCGTTTTGCGCTTATTGATGATATTTCCGATACGCAATGCGGATTTAAACTCTTTTCTCACAAGGCGGCGAAAGAAATTTTTTCTCGACAAAAAATATTTCGTTTTGCGTTCGATGCAGAAGCCTTGGTTATTGCCGAGTCATTGGGCTATTCCATTTCTGAGGTTCCCGTTAGCTGGTATAACTCTCCCGAAAGTCGAGTGCGTCCCTTGCGTGACGCAGTGCGAACATTTTTGGACATTCTTTTTATTAAAATAAATCTCTGGTCAGGGCGATATTTTTAG
- the pbpC gene encoding penicillin-binding protein 1C — translation MKIRFFIGASFFASILLFIFWGSIFIPVELPKDPLSLFVEDRHEETLALTLAEDEQYRQENTPFSRIPKAFVYAVLLQEDQRFWQHGGIDFFSTGRALWQNISSGYIVSGASTLTQQTAKMLLGNRSRTWKNKIQEAYFALRLEKQFSKEEIFSIWASSAHFGGNIVGIEAASHLYFEKKPEFLLPAESVFLAVLPKKPSEIDQPERLTKKRNRVLEKLLENGVLSETETLFATESPLPVRREIPKYAEHFVRTFFSKKEGMHLSTLDKGLQEDIQQFAKRHLQFLEEYQAHSVAVAVVETKTGAIRAYLGNADFWTDTPSREIDMLQSFRSTGSALKPFLYLLAFEELNWNAETILFDDPIAFATENGAPYIPKNFDLTYRGEISVRKALAESRNIPAVETLNSVGESALSSLFHEMKIESIAEEENAGLSAALGSREIHPIDLLRLYLALARGGTSIPLCTEEPCVFPKETRIFSEEKSQEITQILADNTARIRTFGEESPLALPFPVAVKTGTSRDFRDSLAVGFTSEYVVLVWVGNPNAESMKEVSGVLGAGHIFADVMNLLANKKTPKDFPKYLVQKETGAENTPSNFRLLFPHSFAEFSIDPERPITLQKIKIHASAPADFFVDGEKIGNGDFIFWEPTPGTHEIRAESGGERILRTIRVR, via the coding sequence GTGAAAATCCGATTTTTTATTGGCGCCTCTTTTTTCGCTTCCATTCTCCTTTTTATTTTTTGGGGATCAATTTTTATTCCTGTAGAGCTTCCGAAAGACCCATTGAGTCTTTTTGTTGAAGATCGACATGAGGAGACACTTGCCCTTACGCTCGCAGAAGATGAACAATATCGACAAGAAAACACACCATTTTCACGGATACCAAAAGCGTTCGTTTATGCTGTTCTTCTTCAGGAAGATCAGCGTTTTTGGCAACACGGTGGAATTGATTTTTTTTCTACTGGAAGAGCACTTTGGCAAAACATCTCTTCGGGATACATTGTTTCTGGAGCAAGCACTCTCACTCAACAAACAGCAAAAATGCTTTTAGGAAATCGTTCACGCACTTGGAAGAATAAAATTCAGGAGGCATATTTTGCGCTTCGTCTTGAAAAGCAGTTTTCAAAAGAAGAGATCTTTTCGATCTGGGCATCATCTGCACATTTTGGCGGAAATATCGTTGGTATTGAAGCGGCTTCTCACCTCTACTTTGAAAAAAAACCAGAGTTTCTTCTTCCGGCAGAATCTGTTTTTCTTGCTGTTCTTCCGAAAAAACCTTCCGAAATCGACCAACCAGAACGGCTTACAAAAAAAAGGAACAGAGTTTTAGAAAAACTTTTAGAAAATGGGGTTTTATCAGAAACCGAAACACTTTTTGCAACAGAAAGCCCATTGCCAGTGAGGAGAGAAATTCCAAAATATGCGGAACACTTTGTACGAACATTTTTTTCAAAAAAAGAAGGAATGCATCTGTCAACACTCGACAAAGGGCTTCAAGAAGATATTCAACAATTTGCCAAGCGACATCTCCAATTTTTAGAAGAGTATCAAGCACACTCCGTAGCTGTGGCAGTGGTGGAAACGAAAACCGGTGCGATTCGTGCGTACCTCGGAAATGCGGATTTTTGGACTGATACTCCATCTCGAGAAATAGACATGCTTCAATCTTTTCGCTCTACAGGAAGCGCACTCAAGCCTTTTCTGTATCTGCTCGCCTTTGAAGAACTCAACTGGAATGCCGAAACCATTCTTTTTGATGATCCCATTGCCTTTGCCACCGAAAATGGAGCGCCATACATTCCCAAAAATTTTGACCTCACCTATCGAGGAGAAATTTCCGTACGAAAAGCTCTTGCCGAGTCACGAAATATTCCAGCAGTTGAAACTCTAAATAGCGTTGGGGAATCTGCACTCTCTTCTCTTTTCCATGAGATGAAAATCGAGTCCATTGCTGAAGAAGAAAATGCAGGGCTTTCTGCTGCACTTGGAAGCAGGGAAATTCATCCGATTGACCTTCTTCGACTCTATCTCGCTCTTGCTCGCGGAGGAACGAGTATTCCGCTTTGTACCGAAGAGCCCTGCGTCTTCCCAAAAGAAACACGCATTTTTTCTGAAGAAAAAAGTCAAGAAATTACGCAAATTTTGGCGGATAACACAGCACGGATTCGAACCTTTGGTGAAGAATCCCCACTCGCACTCCCCTTTCCTGTTGCGGTCAAAACCGGAACCTCTCGAGATTTTCGAGACAGCCTTGCAGTAGGATTCACCTCAGAATATGTTGTACTTGTTTGGGTCGGAAACCCGAATGCAGAGTCAATGAAAGAAGTGAGCGGTGTGCTTGGCGCTGGACATATTTTTGCAGATGTCATGAACCTGCTCGCAAACAAAAAAACGCCAAAAGATTTTCCAAAATACCTTGTACAAAAAGAGACAGGGGCGGAAAACACACCTTCCAATTTTCGCCTTCTTTTTCCACACTCTTTTGCGGAATTTTCTATTGATCCTGAGCGACCAATTACACTTCAGAAAATAAAAATACATGCAAGTGCTCCAGCAGATTTTTTTGTGGATGGGGAAAAAATTGGGAATGGAGATTTTATATTTTGGGAACCAACGCCCGGAACGCATGAAATTCGCGCAGAATCGGGAGGAGAACGTATTTTACGAACAATTCGAGTACGATAA
- the maf gene encoding septum formation protein Maf yields MRSIVLASSSPQRVRLLLKHGFFFEIFPSDIEENIDPQKTPQENAECLAVQKAKAVFEKYPNSLVLSADTLVVSPSGAILGKPESREHAREMILEKKGKREQVITGFCLLSKEKQRSGAEISEVHYRDFSEDDLIKILNSEEWKEVSGALRIEGKAMKRILKGFSGDRENIIGLPMNRVKEEIQKWDA; encoded by the coding sequence ATGCGTTCAATTGTTCTTGCATCTTCTTCTCCTCAGCGTGTTCGACTTCTTTTGAAGCACGGATTTTTCTTTGAGATTTTTCCCTCGGATATTGAGGAAAACATTGATCCTCAAAAAACTCCCCAAGAAAATGCAGAATGCCTTGCGGTACAAAAAGCGAAGGCGGTTTTTGAAAAATATCCAAATTCCCTTGTTCTCTCAGCGGATACGCTTGTTGTTTCTCCGAGTGGGGCAATTCTTGGAAAACCGGAATCTCGCGAGCATGCTCGGGAAATGATTCTCGAAAAGAAAGGAAAAAGAGAACAAGTAATAACCGGATTTTGCCTTCTCTCAAAAGAGAAACAGCGTTCTGGAGCTGAAATATCAGAAGTACATTATCGAGATTTTTCCGAAGATGATCTTATTAAAATTCTCAACTCTGAAGAATGGAAAGAAGTTTCGGGAGCGCTTCGCATTGAGGGAAAAGCAATGAAAAGAATTCTTAAAGGGTTTTCTGGGGATCGGGAAAATATTATTGGGCTTCCGATGAATCGGGTAAAAGAGGAGATACAAAAATGGGACGCCTAA
- a CDS encoding M20/M25/M40 family metallo-hydrolase, translating into MLKDILSLSEKFISIPSDPENKKALSEILDFSLSQVSEFTIEKFEKNGVRSALIFNTEKRPSRFQILLNSHLDVIPGKPHQYIPKIKENRLYGVGAMDMKANLACALLVFKKIAKSLHYPIALQLVTDEEVGGYNGTKYQIQEHGVRSDFVITTEPTNLNIVHKAKGVLWIKISCTGKAAHGAYPWRGENALWKMQNFLNILQKKYPIPHEETWQTTVNLSRIETQNKSFNKIPDNCEAWLDIRCIPEESQTIIYNIQSLLPEGFFSEILFHENALLTEKRNLYLQNLQKIAQEITQKEIILYGAHGTSDARHFFDAGCNGIEFGPIGEGIGTDNEWVDIPSLEKYSHILEAFLLSYNTKD; encoded by the coding sequence ATGCTGAAAGATATTCTTTCACTTTCTGAAAAGTTTATCTCTATACCTTCAGATCCAGAAAACAAGAAAGCACTTAGCGAAATCTTGGATTTTTCACTTTCGCAGGTTTCTGAATTTACCATTGAGAAATTTGAAAAAAATGGTGTCCGAAGCGCTCTTATTTTTAATACCGAAAAAAGACCTTCACGATTTCAGATTCTTCTCAATAGTCACCTCGACGTTATTCCGGGAAAACCGCATCAGTATATTCCAAAAATAAAAGAAAATCGCCTGTACGGTGTTGGTGCCATGGATATGAAGGCAAACCTCGCCTGTGCGCTCCTTGTTTTTAAGAAAATTGCAAAAAGTCTCCATTACCCCATTGCTCTTCAACTGGTGACTGATGAAGAAGTGGGTGGCTACAACGGGACAAAATACCAAATACAAGAGCATGGTGTGAGATCAGATTTTGTTATAACAACTGAACCAACAAATCTCAATATTGTTCATAAGGCGAAAGGAGTTTTATGGATAAAAATATCCTGCACAGGAAAAGCAGCGCATGGAGCGTATCCTTGGCGAGGAGAAAATGCGCTCTGGAAAATGCAGAATTTCTTAAATATTCTTCAGAAAAAATATCCCATTCCTCATGAGGAAACATGGCAAACAACCGTAAATTTGAGCAGAATAGAAACCCAAAACAAAAGTTTCAATAAAATACCAGATAACTGTGAAGCTTGGCTCGATATTCGATGTATTCCAGAAGAATCCCAAACAATTATCTATAATATACAATCACTTTTACCAGAAGGGTTTTTCTCTGAAATCCTCTTTCATGAAAATGCTCTTCTTACAGAAAAACGAAATCTGTATCTTCAAAACCTTCAAAAAATCGCCCAAGAAATAACGCAAAAAGAGATCATTCTCTACGGAGCGCACGGAACATCTGATGCACGACATTTTTTTGATGCTGGGTGCAACGGAATTGAATTTGGACCTATTGGAGAAGGAATTGGAACAGACAATGAATGGGTTGATATTCCAAGTTTAGAAAAATACTCCCATATTTTAGAGGCTTTTCTCTTGTCATATAACACCAAAGATTAG
- a CDS encoding SDR family oxidoreductase, with product MSQKTVLITGTTSGIGRASALLFFREGYKVICHGRSEQSDFSVVDEILQHGGKAEKAFAEMESSAEIEKMFEHISQVDSLVLAAGTVSRTKPISDEMFRKTLEVNVVAPFLCAELARKKGVSSIVFVGSMRGLSHCATTPDYSASKAAVHNLTVSLARTYAPHCRVNAVAPGFTHTNMHAGMEDRLEREREKTPLQKILTPEEVAEAILFLASEKATAITGQILVADGGRNFFGH from the coding sequence ATGTCTCAAAAAACCGTTCTCATCACTGGCACTACGAGTGGTATTGGCAGAGCAAGCGCTCTTCTCTTTTTTCGAGAAGGCTACAAAGTTATTTGCCACGGAAGATCAGAACAGTCGGATTTTTCTGTTGTGGATGAAATTCTTCAGCACGGAGGAAAAGCAGAAAAAGCATTCGCGGAAATGGAGAGTTCCGCAGAAATTGAAAAAATGTTCGAACACATTTCACAAGTTGATAGTCTCGTTCTCGCCGCCGGAACCGTGAGTCGTACAAAACCTATCTCGGATGAAATGTTCCGAAAAACATTAGAAGTGAATGTTGTTGCACCTTTTCTCTGTGCAGAACTCGCTCGAAAAAAAGGGGTGTCATCAATTGTTTTTGTTGGATCTATGCGCGGACTTTCGCATTGTGCCACCACACCAGATTATTCCGCCTCAAAAGCTGCAGTGCACAACCTAACGGTTTCTCTTGCGAGAACCTACGCACCACATTGCCGAGTCAATGCCGTTGCTCCCGGATTTACTCATACAAATATGCATGCAGGAATGGAAGATCGCCTCGAAAGAGAACGAGAAAAAACACCACTTCAAAAAATACTAACACCAGAAGAAGTTGCGGAAGCTATTCTTTTTCTTGCCTCTGAAAAAGCAACTGCTATTACTGGTCAGATTCTTGTGGCAGACGGAGGACGGAATTTTTTTGGACACTAA
- a CDS encoding L,D-transpeptidase, which translates to MLIRHTLFCISLCGTLLIGIGFADAETIFDIFQKTEEKEDLNRKETQISVPEKGHSFVRDTIDEMKKRESLSALYCKTYPENIDREYCQKKLRDQWLETLERKRIAEKRKEWNLHPEYCFHRRTYENYRLCESLLQNQQYECIRQETYGKKIIVDIEHQLLYGVKNCQLVVYSQVITGKNSTQTPPGKFHIYERRGEHFMQGTWFVTKAFYFWKGYALHDAEWRKEPYWSPETRAIYGSHGCVNTPDVPMQILWDTFDVGDEVEIYKSLPEKIAKELQQKIGSRIPAQSNVGTFSAL; encoded by the coding sequence ATGCTCATCCGTCACACCCTCTTTTGCATTAGCCTCTGCGGAACGCTCCTTATTGGGATAGGATTTGCGGATGCAGAAACCATTTTCGATATTTTTCAGAAAACAGAAGAAAAAGAAGATCTCAATAGAAAGGAAACTCAGATAAGCGTTCCAGAAAAAGGACATTCATTTGTGCGAGATACAATTGATGAAATGAAAAAACGAGAATCACTGAGCGCATTATATTGCAAAACATATCCCGAAAATATCGATCGCGAGTATTGCCAAAAAAAATTAAGAGACCAATGGCTCGAAACGCTCGAAAGAAAACGTATTGCGGAAAAGAGAAAGGAATGGAACTTGCATCCAGAATATTGTTTCCATAGAAGAACATATGAGAATTATCGCCTCTGTGAATCACTCCTCCAAAATCAACAATATGAATGTATTCGTCAGGAAACCTATGGCAAAAAAATTATTGTCGATATTGAACATCAACTCTTATACGGAGTGAAAAACTGTCAACTCGTTGTCTACTCTCAGGTTATTACCGGAAAAAACTCTACACAAACACCTCCTGGAAAATTTCATATTTATGAGCGTCGTGGAGAACACTTTATGCAAGGGACATGGTTTGTCACAAAGGCGTTCTATTTCTGGAAAGGCTACGCCCTGCATGACGCTGAATGGAGGAAAGAACCGTATTGGAGCCCCGAAACACGAGCAATCTATGGATCACATGGTTGCGTGAACACGCCAGACGTTCCGATGCAGATTTTATGGGACACGTTTGATGTGGGAGATGAGGTGGAAATATATAAAAGTCTTCCCGAGAAAATTGCAAAAGAACTTCAGCAAAAAATTGGTTCGCGTATTCCAGCACAAAGTAATGTAGGAACATTCTCAGCACTATAA
- a CDS encoding type I 3-dehydroquinate dehydratase, with amino-acid sequence MTKICVPISAQNLAEARASLKKIELTKAELAELWLGELQHEPKEEVFQLIANAKLPLLVTCKGADEKGKFSGTDAEKIDVLLSAITTGARFVDVSADTNLAEYERLQKNKQQAEIIISRHYWKGTPGLPHLTQEVEKIRKFHPDILKFVATPKNFRDVVTMIRLAEKLSSKNIRHIVIAMGPLGKITRIASPLLQNEIMFAPLTPEDCTAPGQIPQEDLLKMFQML; translated from the coding sequence ATGACCAAAATTTGTGTCCCTATTTCGGCACAAAATCTTGCGGAAGCACGCGCATCTCTTAAAAAAATAGAATTGACAAAAGCAGAGCTTGCAGAACTCTGGCTAGGAGAATTACAACATGAGCCAAAAGAAGAGGTGTTTCAACTCATTGCAAATGCAAAACTCCCATTACTTGTGACCTGCAAAGGAGCAGATGAAAAAGGGAAATTCTCTGGTACTGATGCAGAAAAAATTGATGTGCTTCTTAGTGCCATTACCACAGGAGCTCGCTTTGTGGATGTTTCGGCAGACACAAATCTGGCAGAATACGAACGCCTACAGAAGAACAAGCAACAAGCAGAAATTATTATTTCTCGGCACTATTGGAAAGGAACTCCAGGGTTGCCGCACCTCACACAAGAAGTGGAAAAAATAAGAAAATTTCACCCAGATATTTTAAAATTCGTGGCAACACCAAAAAATTTTCGAGATGTTGTTACCATGATTCGACTTGCAGAAAAGCTCTCTTCAAAAAATATTCGACATATTGTTATTGCAATGGGACCACTCGGAAAAATCACTCGCATTGCCTCTCCCCTGCTTCAAAACGAAATAATGTTCGCTCCGCTTACTCCAGAAGATTGCACAGCTCCCGGACAAATTCCCCAAGAAGATCTTTTAAAAATGTTTCAAATGCTATAA
- a CDS encoding YtxH domain-containing protein, whose product MECRKTSSCNHRHHRNGKILFLGFFLGTIYGMLFVKQAGTELRKKIKDSKVPCHDIIQSATQIDKPFWEWTKQHVSSFFEKLFS is encoded by the coding sequence ATGGAATGTCGTAAAACCTCCTCGTGTAACCACAGACATCATCGAAACGGAAAAATTCTCTTTCTTGGGTTTTTCCTTGGGACAATCTACGGAATGCTCTTTGTAAAACAAGCAGGAACAGAACTCCGAAAAAAGATAAAAGATTCAAAAGTTCCGTGTCACGACATCATTCAATCTGCTACCCAAATTGACAAACCTTTTTGGGAATGGACAAAACAACATGTCTCCTCTTTTTTCGAGAAACTCTTTTCATAA
- a CDS encoding divergent PAP2 family protein: protein MTFFRDFPALIPLTAALLTESWKLLWVFFQKWKIEARDILQSGGMPSGHSVFVSSLLVTVFLKNGGGSTEFAIAFVFAIVVMYDAMKIRRAAGRHAEELNRMLGEKKFVERLGHTPLEVFVGFSLGSLFAYLVLSPTIW from the coding sequence ATGACATTTTTCCGTGATTTTCCGGCGCTCATTCCGCTTACAGCGGCTCTTCTTACTGAATCGTGGAAACTCCTCTGGGTTTTCTTTCAAAAGTGGAAAATAGAAGCACGCGATATTTTGCAATCTGGAGGAATGCCAAGCGGTCATTCTGTCTTTGTTTCTTCACTTCTCGTTACAGTTTTCCTCAAAAATGGAGGAGGATCAACGGAATTCGCTATCGCCTTTGTGTTCGCCATTGTCGTTATGTATGATGCCATGAAAATTCGCAGAGCCGCTGGTCGGCATGCAGAAGAACTCAACAGAATGCTCGGAGAAAAAAAATTTGTGGAGCGACTCGGACATACTCCACTAGAGGTTTTCGTTGGTTTTTCCCTCGGAAGTCTCTTTGCTTACCTCGTTCTCTCTCCCACAATTTGGTAA